GATTTTTTCAGCTTCATTGATGCGCGCTTCTTCCCGGCGTTCCGAGAGCATCATATAGATACTTTCCGCCAGATCACGTTCCCGTTGCAGCCGCGCCAGTTGATACTCTTTCTGCGGCAGCTTCTGCAAACCGGTCTCGTAGCGCTCCAATGCCTGCTGCAGGGAGCGCTCCTGGGTGCGGTACATGTCCAGTTCCAATTCCAGCTTTACTTTTTGTTCATAGAGAGATGACATATTGGAAACCGGATCAAACCCGAATTCGGATTCAGCGACCCGGCGGGCTTCTTCGGCAAGTTCTTTCTGCACCGTATTGATTGAATTTTGCAGTTCGATCATTTTGGAATTGGTTTCCGACACGCCCTGCAGCTGCAGATTAATGTACTTGCCCTTGAGGACAGACAACTGTTGTTTAAGCTGCTGCACCTGCTGTGTGGACATGTCTGCAATGGACGGGGCCAACTGTGACTTTTGCTCCTGGATTTTCGAATTGATGGTTTTCAGGTGCTGTTCGGCTCTCTCCCGTTCCGATCGCGCCTCCTGATATCGCAATTCGATATTGCTGGACAGCTTTAGCTGTTCCTCTATTTCCCGGTCCAGAGATGTGACCTGATTGTTGGTTTTAAACCGCCGCAGGGCTTCTTCGGCGTCTTCAAGACGCTGTTTGTAATTCAGCTGCTGCTCTTCAATGAACGAACGCACGCTGCTCACTTCCTGCCGACGCAGACGCAGGTTTCGTTCTTTCAGCACATCACACAAGGTATTGGCCAGAGCCAAGGCCAGCTGCGGATCATGGTTGGCGGTCAGTTTGACCTGAATGATATCCGATTCCGCCAATGGAGCCACGGAAAGGTTACTGCGGATGATTGCGGCATAATAGGCAGATTTGTCAAAGTGATCCGGCCGGTTCTCCGGCAGCGAAAACTGTTCACGCGCCCACTGCGGCAAACTTTGAGCCGTTTCCATGGCCACCGAACGGCTCTTGATCTCCTGGATCTGATTCAATATGGTTTCGTTTTGCGGATACCGGTAGCGCTGCTGACTCATATTGACAGGTAAATTGGGTTGTTCATAAATAAGCGTGGCTGATGCCTCGTAAACCCGTGTGGCGGTGTGGTTATAATACAAAACCGGCGCCAGCAGTACAATCAGGCACAGCGCCACACACCACCAGCGGCGCTGCAAAAAATCAATGAATGAATACAGAAAATTCTGTTCTTCTTCTTTTATGTCCAGTTCTTCAGCGTTCAATCAAAACCTCTATTTGGAACGTAAATACCAGGCATATACGCTGGCGATCAGCGCAACCTGATGCAGGGCCTGAATAAACTCTCGCCATCGGTACCATTTTGTCGTCTTGACATGCACAATATCACCCGGTCTTAACACCGGCGGCGGTGTTTCTGAATCCCGGTTGCTTAGATATTTATTGACGTCAAAAACCACCACCTCGCGGGCCGAGGCTTTAAGCTGCTGCGTCACAAATTCTTTGCTGATTTCACGGTCTCCGGCGCGTTCGGCTATTTTTTTCAGGGTTTCCTGATCGACGTCGCCGGCAATTCTGGGACGTGTCAGCTGGACATTATTCAGACTTGCATCCTTTGTCGGGCCGCCGGCAATGGAAATCAATTCAATCATATCCGTATCGTAACTGACCCGGTATTCGCCCGGATTTCTGACCTCGCCCCAAATATGAACCTGCATTTCCAGTTTTTCTTCGGACCCGAGCAGGTATTCACTGCCGGACGTTTGCGCCTGCAAAGGCATCCATTGGAATGCGAGCAGAGAAACAATAATAATCACCGAACTCTTGTACCTGATTGTACCGTGAAAACAATTCAAAGGTTCACCTCTTTTTAGGCAGCCGTTTTTTAAAATATAAATAATGCAATGTAAAGTATCAACCCTTATTCAGGGTCTCTATCTTTATCTTTTACATGCAAATCGGGGACACCGCGTAAAATAACTCCGCCGGCAATCATGAGAATAACCAGAGCTCCCACAGCTGCCTTGTATTTGACTATATTACCATAGCGGGCAAACGCTAGAGCAACACCGCTCCAGACCATCGGACCGATGATAGCGGCGACTTTGCCGGACAGAGCATAGAGCCCGAAAAATTCTCCCAGGTTCTCATTCGGAACCAATGTAATCAACAGAGGTCTTGCAGCTGTCCAGGTTGACCCCAATAACACGCCCACAATACCGCCCAGTATCCAGAACAGAGTGGTGCTCATGGTCACAATCAGGATAATCAGACAAACACACCAGGCAAACACAACAAAAACCAGTGTCTTTTTGGGGCCAAAATGATCAGTTACAATTCCGCACAGGGCGGAACCGATAATCGCAGTCGGGATGACCAGGATAAAAAACTGATTCGCCTCCACATTTGAGAATCCCATGACCGCCTGGGTATACAGACCCATAAATATAATGATCGTTTGTATACTGTCTTCGTAGAGAAGTTTGGCGACCAGAAACCGCAGCAGACCGGGATGTTCCTTGGTGTTTTTAAGCGAATTGATCACACGTTTATAGGATTGATTGATCTTCCAGGACTGAGTCTGTGAATATCCGACACCTTTTTCCTTGACAAAAATAAATATCGGCGCGGCGAACACTGCAAACATAATCGAGGTCGGAATAAAGGCAGCCACACGTCCGCCGGCTTGTACTCCTTCGATCGTCCAGCCGAACACAGAACCGTCCACGAACAGCCTGGCCACCAGCAATCCGGCGATTGACCCCAGATACCCCAGTCCGACCCCGTATCCGGAAACACGCCCCATTGAACGGCGCGAGGCAACGGCAGGCAGCAGTGCATTGTAAAACACCAGTCCACCCTGAAAACTGTAATTGGTAATCACATACAGGACCAGCAGCATGGGTAAAAGCAGAGATGATGAGGTGACCGACAGTCCCAGAGCGCCGATCAAAAAGGTGCCGACAATGCAGATAGCGGTAAATATGAACAAGGCCGGAAGTTTTTTCTGTTTCCGATCTGACCAGTCGCCCAATAACGGCATGGTCAAAGCAACCAAGATCATAGACAGAGAATTGACAATCGACACCCAGAAATCACTATAGCCCAGCTCCAGCACCACCCAGGTACTGAAATAGAGAGACCACATTCATAGAATAGGGGGTATTGGCAAAATCATAGAGGATCC
This genomic window from candidate division KSB1 bacterium contains:
- a CDS encoding GNVR domain-containing protein — translated: MNAEELDIKEEEQNFLYSFIDFLQRRWWCVALCLIVLLAPVLYYNHTATRVYEASATLIYEQPNLPVNMSQQRYRYPQNETILNQIQEIKSRSVAMETAQSLPQWAREQFSLPENRPDHFDKSAYYAAIIRSNLSVAPLAESDIIQVKLTANHDPQLALALANTLCDVLKERNLRLRRQEVSSVRSFIEEQQLNYKQRLEDAEEALRRFKTNNQVTSLDREIEEQLKLSSNIELRYQEARSERERAEQHLKTINSKIQEQKSQLAPSIADMSTQQVQQLKQQLSVLKGKYINLQLQGVSETNSKMIELQNSINTVQKELAEEARRVAESEFGFDPVSNMSSLYEQKVKLELELDMYRTQERSLQQALERYETGLQKLPQKEYQLARLQRERDLAESIYMMLSERREEARINEAEKIGSLRIIDRPHLPGSPIKPRSALNLAIAVMLGLTVGVGLAFFMEAMDTGLKTVEELENKLGLPVLGAIPLSREGRYATSPETQPGEPGDLVTFLLPSSPVAESYRTLRTNLNFSNASNPLRSLMLTSAGPQEGKSTTSANLAVATAQMGLKTLLIDADLRRPTQHRIFNVNRDPGLADVLLHHGGHDKIRQVHPHEESSYDHASGSTSVHAQVAVEKMVDLELALYGVIHRTKVDNLSLLTSGTIPPNPSEALGMELMKDILSLAAQQFDSIIVDAPPIIAVTDAAVLAPLMDATVIVVESGRNDKLILTKAKNTLKRVKGNLLGSILNRVQIRHLYGNYDYYYTYYSAGKKRKV
- a CDS encoding SLBB domain-containing protein; this translates as MNCFHGTIRYKSSVIIIVSLLAFQWMPLQAQTSGSEYLLGSEEKLEMQVHIWGEVRNPGEYRVSYDTDMIELISIAGGPTKDASLNNVQLTRPRIAGDVDQETLKKIAERAGDREISKEFVTQQLKASAREVVVFDVNKYLSNRDSETPPPVLRPGDIVHVKTTKWYRWREFIQALHQVALIASVYAWYLRSK
- a CDS encoding MFS transporter, which gives rise to MWSLYFSTWVVLELGYSDFWVSIVNSLSMILVALTMPLLGDWSDRKQKKLPALFIFTAICIVGTFLIGALGLSVTSSSLLLPMLLVLYVITNYSFQGGLVFYNALLPAVASRRSMGRVSGYGVGLGYLGSIAGLLVARLFVDGSVFGWTIEGVQAGGRVAAFIPTSIMFAVFAAPIFIFVKEKGVGYSQTQSWKINQSYKRVINSLKNTKEHPGLLRFLVAKLLYEDSIQTIIIFMGLYTQAVMGFSNVEANQFFILVIPTAIIGSALCGIVTDHFGPKKTLVFVVFAWCVCLIILIVTMSTTLFWILGGIVGVLLGSTWTAARPLLITLVPNENLGEFFGLYALSGKVAAIIGPMVWSGVALAFARYGNIVKYKAAVGALVILMIAGGVILRGVPDLHVKDKDRDPE